The DNA region CAGCAGCATCACCTCGTACCGCTCCCCGCGTCGCAGGCTCTCCAGCGCCTCGGCCCCATCCGCGGCCTCGGTGGCTTCGTACCCGAGCTCCTCCAGGCTCAGCCTGAGGAACTCCCTCCAATCCGCGTCGTCGTCGACGACCAGGACCTTCCTGGAGAAGTCGTCCGTGTCCAGTCGCGCCAAGCATCCTCCCCGACACGGGGAGAACCCCCCTGTGGACCCCGCGCATTCGCGGCGGGTGTGGGGCGCGGCCCCGTCCGGGGGGCGGGGGAGCGGGCTCAGAACAGGGCCATGCCCAGCTGCGTCACCAGATACTGCAGGGCGGGGCGGACGTTGTGGCTCGCCGTCCGGGGTGTCTCCGAGCGCGTCGTGCGGCACCAGACGGGGTCGCCCGCCAGCCGGCCTTCCGAGTGGCCGAACACCCGGAAGCGCCCCAGGTCCGTGGAGCTGCCCGCGTTGAAGACGCGCAGGGGGCGGCCCTCGGCGGTGTCCAGCAGGCAGTCGTTGGGCCGGTGGCGGTGGCCGTGCAGCACCAGGTCGCAGCGGCCCTGCGCGCGCGTGACCAGCTCCGCGCCCAGCGGCAGCTCCGACGCGTGCGGCCAGCCCATGCGGGTGGCGAGCCGCTCGGGGAAGCTCTCCTCGGGCAGGGGGAGGACGTGGTGGTGCAGGAGCACCGCCACCAGCGCGTCGACGGGCGCGGTGTCCAGCGCGGCGTCCACCTGGTCCAGCGTGTCCCGCGTCAGCTCGCCGTGGCTGGCGAAGTAGTTGCGGTTGTGTTCACCCGTGGAGTCCACGCACACGAGGAACAGGCCCGGCCGCTCCACCGCGCGCACCTTGTGGCCCTCCAGCCAGGTGCCGCCCACGTCCTCGCCGGGGCGGTCGTGGTTGCCGGGGATGAAGGTGAGCCGGCCCGTGTCCAGCAGCGGGGAGAACAGCTCCTGGAACCGCGCGTACTCCGTGCGCGAGCCCTGGTGCGTCAAGTCCCCGGTCACCACCGCGTGGTCCACGTGTCCGGCCTGGAGCGCCTCGACGAGCGCCCTCGCGGCGGCATCACTCGCGGGGGTGAGGTCCAGGTGGAGATCCGACAGGTGCGCCAGCGTCCGGATGGGCATGCCCGCCAACGTAGGCACTGCTCGCGGCGGCTTCACGTCTGGCGCGTGAATCCCACGCGAGCGGAACGAAACGTCTGTGCATCAGCTGGCGGCCCACTCGTCCTGGGGGGCGAGCGAGGTGTCCACGGCGGACGCGCGCGCGCGAGCCATCAGCCGGGTGCCGGCGCCCACGCGCAGCCGCGTCCCGCGCCACTCCACGGTGCGGAAGAACAGCCCGTGCCACCACGCGACATAGAGGAGCACGTCCTTGACGAGCACGGCCGGCGGCGCCCACGCGGGCACCGGCTGGGGCCGCAGCGCGCGGAACGCGGCCAGGTCGACGAGCACCTTGCCCACCACCACCGCGAGGGCGAGCACCCCGGTCCGCGGGGAGGGGTTGAGCATGGCGCCGAAAACCGCCAGGGGCGCGGGGTTGAGGAGCGATTGGGCCAGGTACGTGGGAGGCGTCACCGCCGTCCGGTGGATGACGCTCCAGCGCAGGTAGCGCTGGAAGAAGGCGCCCACGCTCTTGCCCAGTGAGACGTTGAACACGGGCGTGCGCGCCACGACGACGCGCCGCCCCAGCTTGCGCGTCACCCACTGGCCGATGACGTAGTCCTCCGCCAGCACGTCCCGCACGGAGAAGAAGCCGCCCAAGGACTCCACGTCCTCGCGGCGCAGCGCCATGGACTTGCCCACCACGATGTCCTGGTTGGCGAAGCGCTTGGCGCCGATCATCCCCGCCGCCGCGCTGGAGGCCAGGTAGAGGTTGTCCAGGAGCGAGCCGAAGGTCCGCTCGCCGATGCCCGCCACCGGGTGCGTGACGCAGCCCACCGTGGGGTCGGCGAAGCCCGCGGCGATCTCCTCCAGGTAGCCCGGGCCCACGCGGGTGTTGCTGTCGCTGATGACGAACACGTCGTAGCGCGCGTGGTCCGCCAGGGTGACCAGCTGGTTCACTTTCGGATTGAGGCCCGGGGTGCCCTCCTGGAGCGCCAGGCGGAAGACGTGGGGCCAGCGCGCCACGGCCGCGCGGGCCACGGGGAAGGCGCTGTCGCGGTGGTCCCTGACGCCCAGCACCACCTCGTACGCGCCCGCGTAGTCCAGGCGCGCGAAGTGCTCCAGGTTGGCTTCCAGGTCGTCATCCGCGCCGCACAGCGGCTTGAGGATGGAGATGCCCGGGCGGGGGGCGCCGGGCGGCAGGGTGGGGGCGCGCTCGCGGCGGTGGCGCAGCACGAGCGCGTATTGGACGAGGAGGGCGGTGAGGCCGAAGCAGGCGGCGAAGAGGAGGAGAGCGGAAGCAAGGGGCATTCGCGGACGGTCCTCGAAGGGACGCGCGCTCATCGCGCGACCCGACCGACACGCTAGAGAGCCCCCGCGTCAGCGCCGCGAAGCCCGCGCGGCGCCCCCGCCAAATCCACGTCACGCCCGGGTGAAGCCGTGGCTACTCCCCCAGGTTGCGGCTGCGGGGGTGGCGGATGTCCTTGCCCCGCACCATGTAGACGACCATCTCCGCGACGTTCATCGCGTGGTCGCCGATGCGCTCCAGGTGCTTGGCGATGAACATCAGCGCCGTGGCGCGGCGGATGTTGCGCGAGTCCTCCATCATGTATGCCAGGAGCTCGTTGAAGATCTTGAGGAAGAGCGCGTCGAGCAGGTCGTCGCCCTGGAGCACCTCCTCCGCCTTCGCCGCGTCACTGGAGACGAACGCGTCCAGCGCGCGCCGCACCTGCTGCTGCGCCAGCTCCGCCAGCCGGGGCGTGTCCACGTAGGGCGCCAGCGGGGGGACCTGGTTGAGGTCGATGGAGCGCTCGGCGATGTTGACCGCCAGGTCACCGATGCGCTCCAGGTCGGTGACGATCTTCAGCGCGGTGGTGATGAGGCGCAGGTCGCTGGCGGCGGGCTGGCGCAGGGCGAGGATGCGCCGGCACAGCTCGTCCACCTCCACCTCCAGGCGGTTGACGTCCTTGTCCGCCGCGACGACCTTCTCCGCCAGCGGGCTGTCCCGGTCCGTCAGGGCCCGCATGCTCTGGGAGATGAGGCCCTCCACCTTGGCGCCCATGGCGAGCAGCTTCTCGCGCAAGTCCCTCAGGTCCTGCTCGAAGGCCTTGTCTGTGTGGGTCAACGGCATCTGCGTGAATCCCTTCTGCCTTCCGCTCACCCGAACTTGCCGGTGACGTAGTCCTCGGTGCGCTTCTCGCGGGGGTTGGTGAAGATCTGCTCGGTGGGGCCGCATTCGACCAGCTCGCCCATGTAGAAGAAAGCCGTGCGGTCGCTGACGCGCGCGGCCTGCTGCATGTTGTGGGTGACGATGGCGATGGTGTACGTCGACTTGAGCTCGTGGATGAGCTCCTCGATCTTCGCCGTGGCGATGGGGTCCAGGGCGCTGGCGGGCTCGTCCATGAGCAGCACCTGGGGCTCCACGGCGAGCGCGCGGGCGATGCACAGGCGCTGCTGCTGGCCGCCGGACAGGCCCAGGGCGCTCTCGTGGAGGCGGTCCTTGACCTCGTCCCAGAGCGCGGCGCCGCGCAGGGACTTCTCCACGCGCTGGGCGAGGGCGGCCTTGTCCTTCATGCCGCCCACGCGCAGCCCGTAGGCGACGTTCTCGAAGATGCTCTTGGGGAAGGGGTTGGACTTCTGGAAGACCATGCCCACGCGGCGGCGCAGGTCCACCACGTCCACGCTGCGGTCGTGGATGTCCGTGTCATCCAGGAGGATGGTGCCGGTGTGGTTGGCGCCCGGAATCAGGTCGTTCATCCGGTTGAGCGAGCGCAGGAAGGTGGACTTGCCGCAGCCGGAGGGGCCGATGAGGGCGGTGACGCGCCGGTCGAGGATGGCCAGGGAGACCTTCTGGATGGCCGCCTTGGTGCCGTAGCGGAGCGTCAGGTCGCGGGCCTCCATCTTCGGGCGCGGAGGATTGGGAGAGAGGGACATGCGTGGGCGTACCGTCAGTGAGCGCTGGCGGCCTTGCGGCGTGTGCGCGTCCGGATGATGACCGCGACGAGGTTGAGGGCGAACGTGAGCATCAGCAGCACCAGCACCGTCGCGTACAGCAGGGGGCGGGTGGCCTCCACGTCCGGCGACTGGGTGGCCATCACGTACGTGTGGTAGCCCAGGTGCATGAACTGGGAGTTGAGGTGGGTGGGCAGGTCCGGCAGGAAGTAGGCGGCGCCCGTGAAGAGGATGGGGGCGACCTCGCCGGCGCCGCGGGAGATGGCGAGCACCGCGCCGGTGAGGATGCCCGGCAGCGCGCCCGGGAGCACCACGCGGGCCAGCGTCTGGGACTGGGTGGCGCCCAGCGCGAGGCTGGCGGTGCGGTGGTCCATGGGGACGGCGCGCAGGGCCTCCTCCGTGGAGACGATGACCACGGGCAGGGTGAGCACCGCGAGCGTCAGCGAGGCCCACAGGATGCCGGGCTGCGCCCAGTACATCTCCTCGTGGCCGAACATCCGGTCCATGCCCCGGCCCACGAAGAGGATGAAGAAGCCCAGGCCGAAGAGGCCGAAGACGATGGAGGGCACGCCCGCCAGGTTGACGATGGCCACGCGCACCCAGCGCGCGAAGAGCGAGTTGGGCGGGGCGTACTCGTGGAGGTAGACGGCCGTCAGCACCCCCACCGGCATCACCGCCACCGTCATCAGGAGGGTGAGCGCGGCGGTGCCGAAGATGGCGGGGAAGATGCCGCCGCCCATCATCCCGTCGCTGGGCGGCTGGGAGAGGAACTTCCAGGTGACGCCCGCCGCGCCGCCCTCGAGGATGTTGGCGAGGATGAAGGCCAGCACCGCGACGATGACGAAGGCGCACAGGCCGGTGAGCGCTGTGAGGGCGAGCCCCACCGTGCGGCGGGTGGCGTGCTTCACGCGGCACCTCCGGTGAGCTTGCGGACCACGCGCTTGGTCCACGTGGAGGCGATGAGGTTGAGGACGAAGGTGAAGACGAAGAGCTGCACGCCGATGAAGAACAAGAGCGAGTAGTGGGGGCTGCCCACGACGACCTCGCCCATCTCCGCGGCGATGGTCGCCGACAGCGAGCGGGCCGAGTCCCCCAGGCTCCAGGAGATGACGTCCGCGTTGCCGCTGGCCATGAGGACGATCATCGTCTCGCCGATGGCGCGGCCGAAGCCCAGCACGCACGCGGCGAGGATGCCGGGGGCCGCGGCGGGCAGCACCACCTTCCACGCCGTCTCCCAGGGCGTGGCGCCCAGCGCGAGCGACGCCTCGCGGTAGCTGCGGGGCACCGACGTGAGCGCGTCCTCGGACACGGTGAAGATGACGGGGACGATGGCCAGCGCCAGGCCCAGGCCGGCCAGCATGGCGTTGAGGGGCCGGTCGAAGTGGAACAGGTCCTTGACCACCGTGGACATCACCATGAGGGCGAAGAAGCCCAGCACCACGGAGGGGATGCCGGCGAGCAGCTCGATGACCGGCTTGAGCAGCTCGCGCATGCGCCGGGGGGCGAACTCCGCGGCGAACAGCGCGCCGAACACGCCCAGGGGCACCGCCACCAGCATGGAGACGACCGTCGTCTTCAGCGTGCCCACGAACAGCGGAATCATGCTGACCTTGGGAATCCTGGAGACCGGCTGCCAGCGGAAGGGCGGGCGGCCCGGCGGGACGTCCTGGGCCAGGAACATCTTGGAGAAGCTGGCCTCGTGGCGGGCGGCCGGGTCGGTGAAGAGCGCCAGCGCCTCCTTCGCCACGAAGACGATGATGAGGATGAGTGCGGCGATGCCGGTGAAGGCCATCAGCGTGATGAAGCCCGCGATGGCCTTCTCCCGGAGTTGCCGCCGCCGCGCCGTCGGGGACAGTGCGGGCGCGAAGGCGGTTTGCGTGAGACCCTGCTCCATGGTCGCCTGTCTATCCATAGTGGCTCCGGGCCTCGCGTGACATTCGTGTGACGGTGCGCGTCACTTCACCGGGAAGTAGCCGACCTTGGTGACCAGGGCCTGTCCTTCCGGGGAGAGGGCGAAGTCGATGAACGTCTTCGCCTCGCCGGAGGGCTTGTTGCGCAGGTAGAAGTACAGGTCGCGCGCCAGCGGGTACTTGCCCGCCTTGATGTTCTCCGCGGTGGGGGCGATCTCCTCGTTGCCGACCTTGATCTTCAGCTCCTTGATGCCCTTGGCGTAGGCGGCGCCGCCGTAGCCGATGCTGTTCTTCTCCTTGGAGACGGCGTTGACGACCGCGGCGGTGCCGGGGAGCGTCTGGGCGGAGGCCGCGTAGTCCTCGCCGTCCAGGACGTGGTCCTTGACGAAGACGTAGGT from Myxococcus stipitatus includes:
- a CDS encoding metallophosphoesterase family protein; the protein is MPIRTLAHLSDLHLDLTPASDAAARALVEALQAGHVDHAVVTGDLTHQGSRTEYARFQELFSPLLDTGRLTFIPGNHDRPGEDVGGTWLEGHKVRAVERPGLFLVCVDSTGEHNRNYFASHGELTRDTLDQVDAALDTAPVDALVAVLLHHHVLPLPEESFPERLATRMGWPHASELPLGAELVTRAQGRCDLVLHGHRHRPNDCLLDTAEGRPLRVFNAGSSTDLGRFRVFGHSEGRLAGDPVWCRTTRSETPRTASHNVRPALQYLVTQLGMALF
- a CDS encoding ceramide glucosyltransferase — translated: MPLASALLLFAACFGLTALLVQYALVLRHRRERAPTLPPGAPRPGISILKPLCGADDDLEANLEHFARLDYAGAYEVVLGVRDHRDSAFPVARAAVARWPHVFRLALQEGTPGLNPKVNQLVTLADHARYDVFVISDSNTRVGPGYLEEIAAGFADPTVGCVTHPVAGIGERTFGSLLDNLYLASSAAAGMIGAKRFANQDIVVGKSMALRREDVESLGGFFSVRDVLAEDYVIGQWVTRKLGRRVVVARTPVFNVSLGKSVGAFFQRYLRWSVIHRTAVTPPTYLAQSLLNPAPLAVFGAMLNPSPRTGVLALAVVVGKVLVDLAAFRALRPQPVPAWAPPAVLVKDVLLYVAWWHGLFFRTVEWRGTRLRVGAGTRLMARARASAVDTSLAPQDEWAAS
- the phoU gene encoding phosphate signaling complex protein PhoU; this translates as MPLTHTDKAFEQDLRDLREKLLAMGAKVEGLISQSMRALTDRDSPLAEKVVAADKDVNRLEVEVDELCRRILALRQPAASDLRLITTALKIVTDLERIGDLAVNIAERSIDLNQVPPLAPYVDTPRLAELAQQQVRRALDAFVSSDAAKAEEVLQGDDLLDALFLKIFNELLAYMMEDSRNIRRATALMFIAKHLERIGDHAMNVAEMVVYMVRGKDIRHPRSRNLGE
- the pstB gene encoding phosphate ABC transporter ATP-binding protein PstB; amino-acid sequence: MEARDLTLRYGTKAAIQKVSLAILDRRVTALIGPSGCGKSTFLRSLNRMNDLIPGANHTGTILLDDTDIHDRSVDVVDLRRRVGMVFQKSNPFPKSIFENVAYGLRVGGMKDKAALAQRVEKSLRGAALWDEVKDRLHESALGLSGGQQQRLCIARALAVEPQVLLMDEPASALDPIATAKIEELIHELKSTYTIAIVTHNMQQAARVSDRTAFFYMGELVECGPTEQIFTNPREKRTEDYVTGKFG
- the pstA gene encoding phosphate ABC transporter permease PstA; the encoded protein is MKHATRRTVGLALTALTGLCAFVIVAVLAFILANILEGGAAGVTWKFLSQPPSDGMMGGGIFPAIFGTAALTLLMTVAVMPVGVLTAVYLHEYAPPNSLFARWVRVAIVNLAGVPSIVFGLFGLGFFILFVGRGMDRMFGHEEMYWAQPGILWASLTLAVLTLPVVIVSTEEALRAVPMDHRTASLALGATQSQTLARVVLPGALPGILTGAVLAISRGAGEVAPILFTGAAYFLPDLPTHLNSQFMHLGYHTYVMATQSPDVEATRPLLYATVLVLLMLTFALNLVAVIIRTRTRRKAASAH
- the pstC gene encoding phosphate ABC transporter permease subunit PstC, whose amino-acid sequence is MEQGLTQTAFAPALSPTARRRQLREKAIAGFITLMAFTGIAALILIIVFVAKEALALFTDPAARHEASFSKMFLAQDVPPGRPPFRWQPVSRIPKVSMIPLFVGTLKTTVVSMLVAVPLGVFGALFAAEFAPRRMRELLKPVIELLAGIPSVVLGFFALMVMSTVVKDLFHFDRPLNAMLAGLGLALAIVPVIFTVSEDALTSVPRSYREASLALGATPWETAWKVVLPAAAPGILAACVLGFGRAIGETMIVLMASGNADVISWSLGDSARSLSATIAAEMGEVVVGSPHYSLLFFIGVQLFVFTFVLNLIASTWTKRVVRKLTGGAA